The DNA segment GATCGCGCCTCAACAAGGTGCTGCTGGTCCGCCTCGATCCGGCGACGCTCGAACAGCCGACGCAGGGGCGCGCCGCCGATGGCGTTGTCGGATATTCGGCGATCTGCCCGCATGCGGGCTGCGAAGTTACCGGCTGGCAGGCGGATCAACTCATGCTCGAGTGTCCGTGCCACAATTCTCGCTACAATCCGCGCGAGGCGGCAGCGATCGTGGATGGACCGGCCCCGCGCGCACTGGCGTCGCTTCCGCTCAAGATTGTCGATGGCAAGCTTGCCGTGGCCAAGCCATTCATCGGGAGGCTCGGTGTCGTATCGTCCTGATCGATGAATTCCAAATAAAAATAATTCGCAGGGAGGAGTTCATGTCTCGATGGAAGAGCTGGCTGCACGGCATTTCAGCCGTTGCGGTGATCACAGCTGCCGGTCTCGCAAACGGATCGGCGCAAGAAATGATGGCATCGCCCCCGGGTCCGGCGCCATTGCCTCAGGTGCTGCAGAACTATTCGCCGGTCACCGCGGATCGGTTGCGCAAGCCTGAAGATTCGAACTGGCTGCTGTTTCGGCGCACCTATGACGGATGGGGTTACAGCCCGCTCGCCCAGATCACGCCGGAGAACGCCGGTCGTCT comes from the Bradyrhizobium erythrophlei genome and includes:
- a CDS encoding ubiquinol-cytochrome c reductase iron-sulfur subunit; the encoded protein is MLLLASAVLAASALPAAAEPADERPQEGDFLVGADGPPTPLGPGDISAPQLIAWPMDPATKTVRDGSRLNKVLLVRLDPATLEQPTQGRAADGVVGYSAICPHAGCEVTGWQADQLMLECPCHNSRYNPREAAAIVDGPAPRALASLPLKIVDGKLAVAKPFIGRLGVVSS